From Rhodoferax sp. AJA081-3, the proteins below share one genomic window:
- a CDS encoding DUF4394 domain-containing protein has product MNPVNRVVGGVALAVMVLAAGCSTNPSQMGSPRKETLHALTQDMKLLTVNTGQPARVLQTVALKGLPATETLVGIDYRVAKGVLFGLSRSGRVYTINTDNGAVTPVGTGPISTALDGTAFGFDFNPAADRIRVVSHTGQNLRLHPDMGTLVAVDTPLSYEPGDTQAGQKPQLLAAGYTYNKKDEKITTNFAIDGRTGTLVRQGSVEGTQPVVSPNTGRLFTVGALGTGALVDASLDIADVSGAAFAALRTSAEGPTRLYLVNLESGKAEALGNVANGAALAGIAVIP; this is encoded by the coding sequence ATGAACCCAGTGAATCGTGTTGTGGGGGGTGTTGCACTCGCCGTGATGGTGTTGGCCGCAGGCTGCAGCACCAATCCAAGCCAGATGGGTTCGCCGCGCAAAGAGACCCTGCATGCCCTGACCCAGGATATGAAACTGCTCACGGTCAACACCGGCCAGCCCGCACGGGTGTTGCAGACCGTGGCGCTCAAGGGGCTGCCAGCGACCGAGACACTGGTGGGTATTGATTACCGCGTGGCCAAGGGCGTTCTGTTTGGCCTGTCCCGCAGCGGCCGTGTCTACACCATCAACACCGACAACGGCGCGGTCACCCCGGTGGGCACTGGGCCCATCAGCACCGCCCTGGATGGCACGGCCTTTGGGTTTGACTTCAACCCTGCGGCCGACCGCATCCGTGTGGTCAGCCACACCGGCCAAAACCTGCGTCTGCACCCTGACATGGGCACATTGGTCGCCGTGGACACCCCGCTGAGTTACGAGCCGGGTGATACCCAGGCCGGCCAAAAACCACAGCTGCTGGCCGCCGGCTACACCTACAACAAGAAAGACGAAAAAATCACCACCAACTTTGCCATCGACGGCCGCACGGGCACCCTGGTGCGCCAGGGCTCGGTGGAAGGCACACAACCCGTGGTGTCGCCCAACACGGGTCGCCTGTTCACCGTGGGTGCCCTGGGCACCGGCGCGCTGGTAGATGCGTCGCTGGACATTGCCGATGTCAGCGGCGCCGCCTTTGCCGCACTGCGCACCAGTGCAGAGGGCCCAACCCGGCTCTACCTGGTCAATCTGGAATCCGGCAAGGCCGAAGCGCTGGGCAATGTGGCCAACGGCGCGGCCTTGGCAGGTATCGCCGTTATTCCCTGA
- the hpnD gene encoding presqualene diphosphate synthase HpnD, which translates to MTPAQYVQDKAAASGSSFYYAFLFLPAPKRAAITAFYAFCREVDDVVDEMVDPSVAQTKLAWWQSEVAKAFAGQPSHPVMQALMPLAGNFKIEQRHLQAVIEGCQMDLTQTRYLDYPGLQRYCHLVAGIVGEVAAGIFGQTQPQTTAYAHKLGQALQMTNIIRDVGEDALRGRIYLPVNELQQFDVKAHEILKRTYSDNFTALMRFQAQRAHGLYDEALALLPAADLRAQKPGLMMASIYRALLREIEADNFQVLHQRIRLTPLRKMWLAWKVQALGRL; encoded by the coding sequence ATGACCCCTGCGCAATACGTACAAGACAAGGCAGCCGCTTCCGGCAGCAGCTTCTACTACGCCTTTCTGTTTTTGCCAGCACCCAAGCGTGCCGCCATCACCGCCTTTTATGCCTTTTGCCGCGAGGTTGACGATGTGGTGGACGAGATGGTCGACCCCAGCGTGGCCCAGACCAAGCTGGCCTGGTGGCAGTCCGAAGTGGCCAAGGCCTTTGCCGGCCAACCCAGCCACCCGGTCATGCAGGCCCTGATGCCGCTGGCGGGCAACTTCAAGATCGAGCAGCGCCACCTGCAGGCCGTCATCGAAGGCTGCCAGATGGACCTGACACAGACCCGTTACCTGGACTACCCCGGCCTGCAGCGCTACTGCCACCTGGTGGCCGGCATCGTGGGCGAAGTGGCGGCCGGCATCTTCGGCCAGACCCAGCCCCAGACCACCGCCTACGCCCACAAGCTGGGCCAGGCCCTGCAGATGACCAACATCATCCGCGACGTAGGTGAAGACGCGCTGCGTGGGCGCATCTACCTGCCAGTCAACGAGCTCCAGCAGTTTGATGTGAAGGCGCACGAGATTTTGAAGCGCACCTATTCAGACAACTTTACCGCGCTGATGCGTTTCCAGGCCCAGCGTGCCCACGGTTTGTATGACGAAGCCCTGGCCCTGCTGCCCGCCGCAGACCTGCGCGCCCAAAAGCCCGGCCTGATGATGGCCAGCATCTACCGGGCGCTGTTGCGCGAGATCGAGGCCGACAACTTCCAGGTGCTGCACCAGCGCATACGCCTCACGCCGCTGCGCAAGATGTGGCTGGCGTGGAAGGTGCAAGCCCTCGGCAGGCTGTGA
- the hpnE gene encoding hydroxysqualene dehydroxylase HpnE has translation MRIGIVGGGWAGMAAAVAACQAGHTVTVFEAARTLGGRARALQSSLPDETPLTLDNGQHILIGAYTETLRLMRLVGLEPETLLLRQPLSLPFPDGTGLQTPAYATHWPAPLDAIAAIATARGWTWGERLSLIRASLGWQLKRFSCAPELSVSQLCKNMAPRVLHELIEPLCVSALNTPADQASAQVFLKVMQDALFGVRGGSHLLLPRTDLSALFPEAAARWITHRGGQVHLGQRVGSLRWQAPHWLVDGQAFDRVVWATSSSNAATALAEYSSDATDSIANALQTWATTAAALRFEAIATVYAWAPRARLPHPMLALRNTATAPAQFVFDRGQLGGPQGLLAFVVSASDGSREAIQTAVLQQASVQLASLGVPVLLPVQTVVEKQATFACTPGLQRPPQAIAPGLLAAGDYVQGPYPATLEGAVRSGWVAGSLL, from the coding sequence TTGCGCATCGGCATCGTCGGTGGTGGCTGGGCCGGCATGGCCGCAGCAGTGGCAGCTTGCCAGGCGGGCCATACCGTCACCGTATTCGAAGCCGCCCGCACTTTGGGCGGACGGGCACGGGCGCTGCAAAGCAGTCTGCCCGATGAAACACCCCTTACGCTGGACAACGGCCAGCACATCCTGATTGGCGCCTACACCGAGACCTTGCGCCTGATGCGCTTGGTCGGCCTGGAGCCGGAAACACTGCTGCTGCGCCAGCCCCTGTCCCTGCCCTTTCCCGATGGCACGGGCCTGCAGACACCGGCCTACGCCACACACTGGCCCGCGCCGTTGGACGCCATTGCAGCCATCGCCACCGCACGCGGCTGGACTTGGGGCGAGCGCCTGTCGCTGATTCGCGCATCGCTGGGCTGGCAGCTCAAGCGTTTTAGCTGTGCGCCCGAGCTGTCGGTGTCGCAACTATGCAAAAACATGGCGCCACGCGTGCTGCATGAGCTGATCGAACCACTGTGTGTATCGGCACTGAATACACCGGCCGACCAGGCCAGCGCCCAGGTGTTTTTGAAGGTGATGCAAGACGCCCTGTTTGGCGTGCGCGGTGGCTCACATCTGCTGCTGCCTCGCACCGATTTGAGCGCCCTGTTCCCAGAGGCTGCGGCACGGTGGATCACACACCGTGGCGGCCAGGTGCACCTGGGCCAGCGTGTGGGCAGCCTGCGTTGGCAAGCGCCCCACTGGCTGGTGGATGGCCAGGCATTTGACCGCGTGGTGTGGGCAACCTCTTCGTCAAATGCGGCTACAGCCCTCGCAGAATATAGCAGTGATGCTACAGACTCCATAGCAAATGCGCTGCAAACCTGGGCCACCACAGCCGCTGCGCTGCGCTTTGAAGCCATTGCAACCGTGTATGCGTGGGCACCCCGTGCCCGCCTGCCCCACCCCATGCTGGCACTGCGCAACACGGCCACCGCCCCGGCGCAGTTTGTGTTTGACCGCGGCCAACTGGGTGGCCCGCAGGGGCTGCTGGCCTTTGTGGTCAGCGCCAGTGATGGCAGCCGTGAGGCCATACAAACCGCCGTGTTGCAGCAGGCATCAGTGCAATTGGCATCGTTGGGTGTACCCGTATTGCTGCCCGTGCAAACCGTGGTGGAAAAGCAGGCCACCTTCGCCTGCACACCGGGTCTGCAGCGCCCGCCCCAAGCGATCGCACCGGGCCTGCTGGCCGCAGGTGACTATGTGCAAGGCCCCTACCCCGCCACGCTGGAAGGTGCGGTGCGCAGCGGCTGGGTGGCGGGCAGTTTGCTCTAG
- a CDS encoding PilT/PilU family type 4a pilus ATPase has translation MEDYDLPALLRMVVDCNASDLFLTTGAPPQVKVDGKVQALPLPALRVGQAHKLAYSAMSPQAIADYERNLECNMAYAPDGIGRFRINVYQQRRETGLVARLVRSHIPTFDALGLPPAVRDMALQPRGLILVIGAAGSGKTTTLASMVDYRAMHNSGHILTVEDPIEYLFRHGLSTVDQREVGVDTHSFANALRNAMRQAPDMIMIGEIRDQETMQHALAYAETGHLCISTLHASNASQAIKRILNFFPESAHAQLRMDLSLNLSAIVAQRLLPARAGARVLATEVLLQSAHVADLVQRGAVDELRQSLEKTSVMGTHSFDQSLLELYQRGLIDQEVALAHADSRTDLGLRMRLHSSHDPH, from the coding sequence ATGGAAGACTATGACCTGCCCGCCCTGTTGCGCATGGTGGTGGATTGCAATGCATCCGATCTTTTTCTGACCACCGGCGCGCCGCCCCAGGTCAAGGTGGATGGCAAGGTACAGGCCCTGCCGCTGCCGGCCCTGCGGGTAGGCCAGGCGCACAAGCTGGCCTACTCGGCCATGAGCCCACAAGCCATTGCCGACTACGAGCGCAACCTCGAATGCAATATGGCCTACGCGCCCGATGGCATTGGCCGCTTTCGTATCAACGTCTACCAGCAACGCCGCGAGACCGGCCTGGTGGCCCGCCTGGTGCGCAGCCATATTCCCACCTTTGATGCCCTGGGCCTGCCACCCGCCGTGCGTGACATGGCGCTGCAGCCGCGGGGCCTGATCCTGGTCATTGGTGCCGCCGGCTCCGGCAAAACCACCACCCTGGCCTCCATGGTGGACTACCGGGCCATGCACAACAGCGGCCACATCCTCACGGTGGAAGACCCCATCGAATACCTGTTCCGCCACGGCCTGTCCACCGTGGACCAGCGTGAGGTGGGTGTAGACACCCACAGCTTTGCCAACGCGCTGCGCAACGCCATGCGCCAGGCCCCCGACATGATCATGATTGGTGAAATCCGCGACCAAGAGACCATGCAACACGCGCTGGCCTATGCCGAGACCGGCCACCTGTGCATCTCCACCCTGCATGCCAGCAATGCCAGCCAGGCCATCAAACGCATACTGAACTTCTTCCCCGAATCGGCCCACGCACAACTGCGCATGGATTTGTCGCTAAACCTGAGTGCCATCGTGGCGCAGCGCCTGCTGCCGGCCCGCGCTGGCGCGCGAGTGCTTGCCACTGAGGTGCTGTTGCAATCCGCCCATGTAGCCGATCTGGTGCAACGCGGTGCCGTGGACGAACTTCGCCAGTCGCTGGAAAAAACCAGCGTCATGGGCACCCACAGTTTTGACCAATCTTTGCTGGAGCTGTACCAGCGGGGTCTGATCGACCAAGAGGTAGCGCTGGCCCATGCCGATTCGCGCACCGACCTGGGCCTGCGCATGCGCCTGCACTCCTCACACGACCCCCACTGA
- a CDS encoding Lon protease family protein, translated as MAISHLDRAQLRLCINAEALGFSDTSELLEQPLPWVGQARAEQAARFGLAMEQADYNLFVLGEVGSGRSSMLLNTMQAVAAGRPVPPDLCYLHNFDAPERPRALRMPPGQGRQLRQLMLALTHTLQTEIPLRLNNQDFKAESERIVHAYKVEEAKGYAELDAFAEARHFTLFREQGHLVFTLLGDSGQALTEGEARALPKDRRLEIEKSEQELRVEIARFLEKTRPLERIRNEALAALRRQVVKPLLEHELQDIRNSLKKQIKDSVKLGGYLDQVMHDVLEQLDLFTPLDEEEAELERHTALAQLLSRYTVNLVVDNAGLSGAPAIVEQNPVSRALFGSIEYQAEEDVLMTDFSRIRAGSLLKAHGGFLMLHLRDLLADELVWERLRRYLRSGRVQIDEPGTALMPMAAMSLEPEAVDANVKIVLIGSVEQYYALQEGDPEFARRFKVKVDFAESFLATDETRNGTAIVVAHLCRKLGLPHFTSTAVARLLEDAHREVDDQTRQSAIFARFETLVAESAALRRARTGSASGTSLVDAVDVEAALTARGLRHDYPEQRLRESITDGDHLISVQGTCIGQLNGLTQIDLGDWRFGLPVRVSARTHAGTSGLVNIEREVEMSGPIHDKGVLILHSYLVALFGHLAPLALNASIVFEQDYQGVEGDSASCAELFAILSSLAQVPLLQGIAVTGALNQHGEVLPIGGVNEKIEGWFRVCEAAGLDGHQGVLIPARNQRNLMLGCSVLDAVDQGMFHIYTASHIRDGLELMTGRASGLSSDTMPARYAADSVLGLAEQTLLTFRRACRLAGQGRLPRRGRM; from the coding sequence ATGGCCATTTCACACCTTGACCGCGCACAGTTGCGCCTGTGCATCAACGCCGAAGCCCTGGGGTTTTCGGATACTTCCGAGCTGCTGGAGCAGCCCCTGCCCTGGGTAGGCCAGGCGCGTGCCGAACAGGCCGCGCGTTTTGGGCTGGCCATGGAGCAGGCGGACTACAACCTGTTTGTGTTGGGTGAGGTGGGTAGCGGTCGCTCGTCCATGCTGCTCAACACCATGCAGGCCGTAGCAGCGGGCCGCCCCGTGCCGCCCGACCTGTGTTACCTGCACAACTTCGACGCGCCCGAGCGCCCCCGTGCGTTGCGCATGCCACCCGGCCAGGGCCGCCAACTGCGCCAGTTGATGCTGGCGCTGACCCACACCCTGCAAACCGAAATCCCTTTGCGGCTCAACAACCAGGACTTCAAGGCCGAGAGTGAACGCATCGTCCACGCCTACAAGGTGGAAGAAGCCAAGGGATACGCCGAACTGGACGCCTTTGCCGAGGCACGCCACTTCACCCTGTTCCGCGAGCAGGGGCATCTGGTTTTCACCCTGTTGGGCGACAGCGGTCAGGCGCTGACAGAAGGTGAGGCCCGCGCCCTGCCCAAGGACAGGCGTTTGGAGATCGAAAAGTCCGAACAGGAACTGCGCGTGGAAATCGCCCGCTTTCTGGAGAAAACGCGGCCCCTGGAACGCATCCGCAACGAGGCCTTGGCCGCGCTGCGCCGCCAGGTTGTCAAGCCCCTTCTGGAACATGAGCTGCAGGACATACGCAACAGCCTCAAGAAGCAGATCAAGGACTCGGTCAAGCTGGGGGGCTACCTGGACCAGGTGATGCACGATGTCCTGGAGCAGTTGGACCTGTTTACACCGTTGGACGAAGAAGAGGCCGAGCTGGAGCGCCACACCGCGCTGGCACAACTGCTGTCCCGCTACACCGTCAACCTGGTGGTGGACAACGCGGGCCTCAGCGGTGCACCGGCCATCGTGGAGCAGAACCCGGTGTCGCGTGCGCTGTTTGGCAGCATCGAATACCAGGCCGAAGAAGACGTGTTGATGACCGACTTCTCGCGCATCCGCGCAGGCAGCCTGCTCAAGGCCCATGGCGGATTTTTGATGCTGCACCTGCGCGACCTGCTGGCCGACGAGCTGGTGTGGGAGCGCCTGCGCCGCTACCTGCGCAGCGGGCGTGTGCAGATCGACGAACCCGGCACCGCACTCATGCCTATGGCCGCCATGTCGCTGGAGCCCGAGGCGGTGGACGCCAACGTAAAAATTGTGCTGATAGGCTCGGTGGAACAGTACTACGCGCTGCAGGAAGGCGACCCCGAGTTTGCCCGCCGCTTCAAGGTCAAGGTGGACTTTGCCGAGAGCTTTTTGGCCACCGACGAGACTCGCAACGGCACCGCCATTGTGGTGGCCCACCTGTGCCGCAAGCTGGGTTTGCCACACTTCACCAGCACAGCGGTTGCCCGGCTGCTGGAAGACGCCCACCGCGAGGTGGACGACCAGACGCGCCAAAGCGCCATCTTTGCCCGCTTTGAAACCCTGGTCGCCGAAAGCGCCGCCCTGCGCCGCGCACGCACCGGCTCTGCCAGCGGCACATCCCTGGTTGATGCGGTGGATGTGGAAGCCGCGCTGACGGCACGCGGCCTGCGGCACGATTACCCGGAGCAGCGCCTGCGCGAATCAATCACCGACGGCGACCACCTGATTTCGGTGCAAGGCACATGCATAGGCCAGCTCAACGGCCTGACCCAGATCGACCTGGGCGACTGGCGGTTTGGCCTGCCCGTGCGGGTGTCGGCACGCACCCATGCCGGCACCAGCGGCCTGGTCAATATCGAGCGCGAAGTAGAAATGTCAGGCCCCATCCACGACAAGGGTGTGCTGATACTGCACAGCTATTTGGTTGCGCTGTTTGGCCATCTGGCGCCACTGGCGCTGAACGCATCCATCGTGTTTGAACAGGACTACCAGGGTGTGGAAGGTGACTCGGCATCGTGTGCGGAGCTGTTTGCCATCTTGTCGTCACTGGCCCAGGTGCCACTGCTGCAGGGCATAGCTGTGACCGGCGCGCTGAACCAGCATGGCGAGGTGCTGCCCATAGGCGGTGTGAATGAAAAGATCGAGGGGTGGTTCCGGGTCTGCGAAGCCGCGGGCCTGGACGGGCACCAGGGCGTGCTAATACCCGCGCGCAACCAGCGCAACCTGATGCTGGGCTGTTCGGTACTGGATGCCGTGGACCAGGGCATGTTCCATATCTACACCGCGTCGCACATCCGAGATGGATTGGAGTTGATGACGGGCCGCGCCAGCGGACTATCGTCGGATACGATGCCTGCGCGCTATGCAGCGGACAGTGTGTTGGGGCTTGCGGAGCAAACGCTGCTGACGTTTCGGCGGGCTTGTCGGTTGGCTGGACAGGGACGGCTGCCGCGTCGTGGGCGAATGTAG
- a CDS encoding IS91 family transposase → MGPGALEVADIFRTHGPAFRAAQRSHLSLGQLKAMSVIEQCRTAALGGHVLRCPDCQQDQVSYNSCRNRHCPKCQANAAKRWLEARQADLLPVDYYHVVFTLPAPISDIAYYNKAVVYGLLFEIAAETLITIAADPKHLGAQVGVTLVLHTWGSALTHHPHVHGIVPGGGISLDGKRWVSCKPGFFLSVRVLSRLFRRRFLESLEEAHHDGKLQFFGDHAGLADPKAFAKWLAPLRQCEWVVYAKRPFAGPEAVLAYLSRYTHRVAIANSRLLTMDERGVTFRWKDYRDKGEPDRPRHKTMTLSADEFMRRFLLHVLPGGFHRIRHFGLIANHGRTEKLARARELLGVAPAVITEASEVGTETEVDGVRPTFVCAHCGAAMLVLETLVRGHAIRAPPPKRVSL, encoded by the coding sequence ATGGGGCCTGGTGCCCTGGAGGTGGCGGACATCTTCCGCACCCATGGGCCAGCCTTTAGAGCGGCGCAACGCTCACACCTGAGCCTGGGCCAGCTCAAGGCCATGTCAGTTATTGAACAGTGCCGCACGGCGGCACTGGGGGGACACGTTTTGCGCTGTCCGGACTGCCAGCAGGATCAGGTGTCCTACAACTCGTGTCGCAATCGCCATTGCCCGAAGTGCCAGGCTAATGCCGCCAAGCGCTGGTTGGAAGCCAGACAAGCTGATCTGCTACCGGTGGACTACTACCACGTGGTCTTCACGCTGCCAGCACCTATCAGCGATATTGCGTACTACAACAAGGCGGTGGTCTATGGCTTGTTGTTTGAGATCGCGGCTGAAACGCTGATCACCATTGCCGCCGACCCCAAGCACTTGGGCGCACAGGTGGGAGTGACGTTAGTGCTGCACACCTGGGGCTCGGCACTGACGCATCACCCGCATGTGCACGGCATCGTCCCAGGCGGTGGAATCTCGCTCGATGGCAAGCGGTGGGTATCCTGCAAGCCGGGCTTCTTCCTGTCGGTGCGGGTGCTCTCGCGTTTGTTTCGCCGGCGGTTTCTTGAATCACTGGAGGAGGCGCACCATGACGGCAAGTTGCAGTTCTTTGGTGACCATGCAGGCCTGGCTGATCCAAAGGCCTTTGCGAAGTGGCTGGCGCCACTGCGCCAATGCGAATGGGTTGTCTACGCCAAGCGTCCGTTTGCCGGGCCTGAGGCCGTGCTGGCCTATCTGTCGCGTTATACGCACCGGGTGGCGATTGCCAACTCCCGCTTGCTGACAATGGACGAGCGTGGGGTAACCTTCCGTTGGAAGGACTACCGGGACAAGGGCGAGCCGGACAGACCACGCCACAAGACAATGACCTTGAGTGCCGATGAGTTCATGCGCCGTTTCTTGTTGCATGTGCTGCCCGGCGGGTTTCACCGCATCCGCCACTTTGGATTGATCGCCAACCATGGGCGCACAGAGAAGCTCGCCCGCGCTCGGGAGTTGCTCGGCGTTGCGCCAGCGGTCATCACCGAAGCCTCTGAGGTCGGCACTGAAACTGAAGTCGATGGGGTTCGCCCGACCTTTGTTTGCGCCCACTGTGGCGCGGCAATGCTCGTCCTCGAGACCTTGGTGCGGGGGCACGCCATTCGCGCGCCACCGCCAAAGCGGGTGTCACTATGA
- a CDS encoding penicillin acylase family protein: protein MHIAVKIVAATVTAAIVAVGGAAAWHIHTKQPVRSGSIALKQLQAPVKVSYDERGVPHIQAENEMDMYRALGYVHAQDRLFQMEMVRRLARGELAEILGPKLLETDKLFRTLGIRARADEMAAKINPIKPADMALISYLDGINQYQNTHPVPLEFDILKIPKRPFTPGDTLAVAGYLAYSFAQAFKAEPALTHIRDKLGPNHLKMFDLDWNAEGVIKSSTSNQSAKAAPSANRAALALDAQDWAGLGRLAQLSQDAMDAAGVPAFEGSNAWAISGKRTASGKPLLAGDPHIAFSAPSVWYEAHLTAPGFDLYGHHQALNPFALLGHNGQFGWTLTMFENDDVDLIAEKINPANPNQVSIKGQWVDLSTRTETIKVKGQDDVQLALRRSPHGPIISDAFKESFGSTPIAMWWAFLETENPALEAFYELNRANTREKARGASEKIHAPGLNVVWANTAGDIGWWAAAKLPIRPAGVKSYFVLDGSTAEADKTGFYNFSFNPQEENPARGYIVSANHQPKPASGVPVPGYYCLPDRVQRLDDVLRDSDKKWDTAAAQALQLDGSTGYGPRVLKDLMPILMNVTTDPYEKAFLEPLLLWDGDYSRDSMAALLFTQLMYELAHAAMSDEVGEAQFKNLLRTFALDTALPRLVADANAPWWDNVNTKQVENRFETVRIAWVNTLKHLESVNGKDLQKWNWGTAHTLTHAHPLGQQKPLDSIFNVGPFKVAGGRETPNNMNYHVGPAPWAVRSGPSTRRVVDFAQPDKAVGINPVGQSGVLFDAHYSDQAAFFAEGIYKPQHLSAADVKANRKSLLTLSPAP, encoded by the coding sequence ATGCACATTGCAGTGAAAATCGTTGCCGCCACCGTCACCGCAGCCATCGTGGCTGTGGGTGGTGCAGCAGCCTGGCATATCCACACCAAACAACCGGTACGCAGCGGCAGCATCGCACTCAAGCAACTGCAAGCACCCGTCAAGGTGTCGTATGACGAGCGCGGTGTGCCCCACATCCAGGCCGAGAACGAGATGGATATGTACCGGGCGCTGGGGTATGTGCATGCACAAGACCGCCTGTTCCAGATGGAGATGGTGCGCCGCCTGGCGCGCGGTGAACTGGCAGAGATTCTGGGGCCCAAGCTGCTGGAGACCGACAAGCTGTTCCGCACGCTGGGCATTCGCGCCCGCGCGGACGAAATGGCCGCCAAGATCAACCCCATAAAACCCGCCGACATGGCGCTGATCTCGTACCTGGACGGCATCAACCAGTACCAGAACACCCACCCGGTGCCGCTGGAGTTTGACATCCTCAAAATCCCCAAACGCCCCTTCACGCCGGGCGACACCTTGGCCGTGGCGGGCTATCTGGCCTACAGCTTTGCCCAGGCATTCAAGGCAGAACCCGCGCTGACCCATATCCGCGACAAGCTAGGCCCCAACCACCTGAAGATGTTTGACCTGGATTGGAACGCCGAAGGTGTTATCAAAAGCAGCACCAGCAACCAAAGCGCCAAGGCCGCACCATCGGCCAACCGTGCCGCGCTGGCGCTGGACGCCCAAGATTGGGCTGGCTTGGGCCGCCTGGCCCAACTGAGCCAGGATGCGATGGATGCCGCGGGCGTGCCCGCCTTTGAAGGCAGCAACGCCTGGGCCATTTCAGGCAAACGCACCGCCAGTGGCAAGCCGCTGCTGGCAGGGGACCCGCACATTGCGTTTTCGGCCCCGTCCGTCTGGTACGAGGCCCACCTGACCGCCCCCGGCTTTGACCTGTACGGCCACCACCAGGCGCTGAACCCCTTTGCGCTGCTGGGCCACAACGGCCAGTTTGGCTGGACGCTAACCATGTTCGAGAACGACGACGTGGACCTGATCGCCGAAAAAATCAACCCAGCCAACCCCAACCAGGTCTCCATCAAAGGCCAATGGGTCGATCTGAGCACCCGCACCGAGACCATCAAGGTCAAGGGCCAGGACGATGTGCAGTTGGCCCTGCGCCGCTCGCCCCACGGCCCCATCATCAGCGATGCCTTTAAAGAGAGTTTTGGCAGCACCCCCATCGCCATGTGGTGGGCATTCTTAGAGACCGAAAACCCGGCGCTGGAAGCCTTTTACGAGCTGAACCGCGCCAACACCCGCGAGAAGGCCCGCGGCGCATCCGAAAAAATCCATGCCCCCGGCCTGAACGTGGTCTGGGCCAATACCGCGGGTGATATTGGTTGGTGGGCCGCCGCCAAACTGCCCATACGCCCGGCAGGTGTCAAGTCGTACTTCGTGCTGGATGGCAGCACGGCCGAGGCCGACAAGACCGGCTTCTACAACTTCAGCTTCAACCCGCAGGAAGAGAACCCAGCGCGCGGCTACATCGTGTCGGCCAACCACCAGCCCAAGCCCGCCAGCGGCGTGCCCGTGCCCGGCTACTACTGCCTGCCCGACCGCGTGCAGCGGCTGGACGACGTCCTGCGTGACTCCGACAAAAAATGGGACACCGCCGCCGCCCAGGCCCTGCAGTTGGACGGCAGCACCGGCTACGGCCCGCGTGTGCTCAAGGACTTGATGCCCATTTTAATGAACGTCACCACCGACCCTTATGAAAAGGCGTTTCTGGAGCCGCTGCTCTTGTGGGATGGCGACTACAGCCGCGACAGCATGGCCGCCCTGCTGTTCACCCAGCTGATGTACGAGCTGGCCCACGCGGCCATGTCCGACGAAGTGGGCGAGGCGCAGTTCAAGAACCTGCTGCGCACCTTTGCGCTGGACACCGCCCTACCCCGGCTGGTGGCCGACGCCAATGCCCCCTGGTGGGACAACGTCAACACCAAGCAGGTGGAGAACCGCTTTGAGACCGTGCGCATTGCCTGGGTCAACACGCTCAAACACCTGGAATCGGTCAACGGCAAAGACCTGCAAAAGTGGAACTGGGGCACCGCCCACACTCTGACCCACGCGCACCCGCTGGGCCAGCAAAAGCCGCTGGACAGCATCTTCAATGTGGGCCCCTTCAAGGTGGCTGGCGGCCGCGAGACGCCCAACAACATGAACTACCACGTGGGGCCCGCGCCCTGGGCCGTGCGCTCAGGCCCGTCCACCCGCCGGGTGGTGGACTTTGCCCAGCCGGACAAGGCCGTGGGCATCAACCCCGTGGGCCAAAGCGGCGTGTTGTTTGATGCGCACTACTCTGACCAGGCTGCCTTCTTTGCCGAAGGCATTTACAAGCCGCAACACCTGAGCGCGGCAGATGTCAAAGCCAACCGCAAGAGCCTGCTGACGCTGTCGCCCGCGCCCTGA